One genomic region from Clostridium saccharobutylicum DSM 13864 encodes:
- a CDS encoding S8 family peptidase produces MPDLKHCNLYFEDSPDFLVEYRGNFKEEIEKVSYACGNIITNTIAIVSTSYDYLNQLLKDVPSIIFIDPRSMFVLQDISPSNVDNINNVKINPYLNLTGKGVLVGMVDTGIDYLNQEFIREDDTSRIISIWDQTISDVTDESVYIGTVYSNEQINNAINAKKDNGDPYAIVPSKDDIGHGTQIAGIIGARGYNGKFQGVAHDCDFVIVKLFESINFKNRLKSNGVEYTPVYNNAEVLAAIEYLKNFSVKSKRPMVIFLGVGTTEGSHDGNNIISRYITSIGTIRGIVVVTGVGNEGASEGHVSGVIANVEDIASIELKIPREMKYFSFYIWVRKPNKAALNVISPTGETSKFIKVKTNKIFKIEFFFLNTVMTVEYYSPEHYTGHELIHVIFDSIKPGIWTFQLRGDYIVDGRYDIWLPPQKTLPKDTKFLQSDPFTTLTIPSTARKVATVAYFGNNNNLVASSGKGFNSNGLINPDFATLGVDILTTKVGGGVATVSGSSAAAGIAAGACALLLQWGIVEGNDITMYSRKIVTYLIHGADRSNVIYKYPNREIGYGYLDLLGTFNIISGTYRNYRGDIDDDFIEYYCNKLFIRIPREIWRSL; encoded by the coding sequence GAAGGTATCTTATGCATGTGGTAACATAATTACAAATACTATTGCAATTGTATCGACATCATATGATTATTTGAATCAACTTTTAAAAGATGTTCCATCAATTATTTTTATTGATCCTAGAAGTATGTTTGTCTTGCAAGATATTTCACCGTCAAATGTCGATAACATAAATAATGTTAAAATTAATCCATATTTAAATTTGACTGGCAAGGGTGTGCTAGTTGGTATGGTTGATACAGGAATAGATTATTTAAATCAGGAATTTATTAGAGAAGATGATACATCAAGGATTATTAGTATATGGGATCAAACAATTTCAGATGTTACAGATGAATCCGTATATATTGGAACTGTTTATTCAAATGAACAAATAAATAATGCCATTAATGCTAAGAAAGATAATGGAGACCCCTATGCAATTGTACCATCAAAGGATGATATTGGACATGGAACTCAGATAGCTGGGATAATAGGTGCAAGAGGTTATAATGGAAAATTTCAAGGAGTTGCACATGATTGTGATTTTGTTATTGTAAAACTATTTGAGTCTATAAATTTCAAAAATAGGTTAAAAAGTAATGGAGTAGAATATACTCCAGTTTATAATAATGCCGAAGTTTTAGCAGCAATAGAGTATTTAAAGAATTTTTCTGTAAAATCTAAAAGACCTATGGTTATATTTTTAGGGGTGGGTACTACGGAAGGAAGTCATGATGGGAATAATATAATTTCTAGATATATAACGTCAATTGGTACTATTAGAGGTATTGTTGTTGTTACTGGAGTTGGAAATGAAGGAGCATCAGAGGGACATGTTTCTGGTGTTATAGCCAACGTAGAAGATATAGCTTCAATTGAGTTGAAAATTCCAAGAGAAATGAAATATTTTTCATTTTATATATGGGTAAGAAAACCTAATAAGGCTGCTTTAAATGTCATTTCTCCAACTGGTGAAACATCTAAATTTATTAAAGTAAAAACAAATAAAATATTTAAGATTGAATTTTTCTTTTTGAATACTGTAATGACGGTTGAATATTATTCACCAGAACATTATACAGGTCATGAGCTTATACATGTTATTTTTGACTCTATTAAACCAGGAATATGGACATTTCAATTAAGAGGTGATTATATAGTCGATGGAAGATATGATATATGGTTACCACCTCAAAAGACATTACCTAAAGATACAAAATTTCTTCAATCAGATCCATTTACAACTCTAACAATTCCATCCACAGCGAGAAAAGTTGCTACTGTAGCATACTTTGGAAATAATAATAACTTAGTTGCTTCTTCAGGTAAAGGATTTAATTCTAATGGATTAATTAATCCGGATTTTGCAACTCTGGGAGTTGATATTTTAACTACTAAAGTTGGTGGAGGAGTAGCAACAGTTTCAGGTAGTTCAGCTGCAGCAGGAATAGCGGCAGGAGCGTGTGCACTTTTACTACAATGGGGAATTGTTGAAGGAAATGATATAACTATGTATTCTAGAAAAATTGTAACTTATTTAATACATGGAGCTGACAGAAGCAATGTTATTTATAAATATCCCAATAGGGAGATTGGCTATGGATATCTTGATTTATTAGGGACATTTAATATTATAAGCGGAACATATAGGAATTATAGAGGGGATATTGATGATGACTTTATTGAATATTATTGTAATAAATTGTTTATAAGAATTCCAAGAGAAATATGGAGGAGTTTATAA
- a CDS encoding S8 family peptidase, whose translation MKQSMVPEKIFSDSNYYHYMVQYEGNIEDEVSKMPGYYATIINDNYAIISISGDLKVDIGDIRLTTVVYVKPTEMYTLQDVSPIEASGARFLQLNLPLSLNGKGVNVAVIDSGIDYLSDEFMTAAGETRVECIWDQTIISNEKDNDISVPFGTVYRKEKVNDAIKAYREGKSPYDIVPSRDQIGHGTNMSGIIGATGKNPELKGIVPECDFVVVKLMIDAAYQAQFDVKVPVFNLTSIFSALQFLYEYALKSRKPMIVYFPLGTNLGSHKGNGILEEYIESITSSSGIVLVTGAGNQRDAGGHTSGTISQVDTPIAIELEVSPEQKHLIIDIWTELPNVMTIDIVSPSGENTGIIPSIINSTRNYTFVFEKTSIKVNYYFPEESTGDELIRIRFYSLQPGIWLLRLRAKYILSGVYNAWLPQRGITVGNTKFSSSDPYGTVTNPGTSSYVVTAAAYNQNNNNVLNYSGVAFRDNLIDVIDVAAGGVNALTVAPSNKTAIVNGTSVSSAVVAGACVMLFQWGIVQGNDPYIYSQTVKAYLAKGTSRRSGDIYPNARWGYGILDIVKMFQNME comes from the coding sequence ATGAAGCAAAGTATGGTTCCAGAAAAGATTTTTAGTGATTCGAATTATTATCATTATATGGTTCAATATGAAGGAAATATTGAGGATGAAGTTTCAAAAATGCCAGGTTACTATGCTACAATAATTAATGATAATTATGCAATTATATCTATAAGTGGAGATTTAAAGGTTGATATTGGTGATATAAGACTTACAACAGTTGTATATGTTAAGCCAACCGAAATGTATACACTACAAGATGTTTCTCCAATAGAAGCATCTGGAGCTAGATTTTTGCAATTAAATTTGCCCTTAAGTTTAAATGGAAAAGGCGTAAATGTGGCAGTAATAGATTCTGGCATTGATTATTTAAGTGATGAATTTATGACTGCTGCTGGTGAAACAAGAGTTGAATGCATTTGGGATCAAACAATAATTTCAAATGAGAAGGATAATGATATTTCTGTACCTTTTGGAACAGTTTATAGAAAAGAAAAAGTAAATGATGCTATAAAAGCTTATAGAGAAGGGAAATCACCATATGACATAGTTCCTAGCAGAGATCAAATTGGACATGGTACTAATATGTCTGGAATAATTGGAGCTACTGGTAAAAATCCAGAATTAAAGGGGATTGTTCCAGAATGTGATTTTGTAGTAGTCAAATTAATGATAGATGCTGCATATCAAGCTCAATTTGATGTTAAAGTACCAGTATTTAATTTAACATCAATTTTCTCAGCTTTACAATTTTTGTACGAATATGCACTTAAAAGTAGGAAACCTATGATTGTATATTTCCCTCTTGGAACTAATTTAGGAAGTCATAAAGGAAATGGTATTTTAGAAGAATACATAGAATCAATTACAAGTAGTAGTGGTATAGTATTGGTTACTGGAGCAGGAAATCAAAGAGATGCAGGTGGTCATACATCTGGAACTATATCTCAAGTTGATACGCCTATTGCAATTGAGCTTGAGGTATCACCAGAGCAGAAACACTTAATAATTGATATTTGGACTGAACTTCCTAACGTAATGACTATAGACATAGTATCTCCATCAGGTGAAAATACAGGTATAATACCAAGTATAATTAATTCAACTAGAAACTATACTTTTGTATTTGAAAAAACATCGATAAAAGTTAATTATTATTTTCCAGAGGAAAGTACAGGAGATGAATTGATACGAATTAGATTTTATAGTTTACAGCCAGGTATATGGCTTCTTAGATTGAGAGCAAAGTATATTTTGAGTGGCGTATACAATGCTTGGCTGCCTCAAAGAGGAATAACAGTAGGAAATACTAAGTTTAGTTCATCTGATCCATATGGAACAGTAACTAATCCGGGAACTTCATCTTATGTAGTTACTGCAGCAGCATATAATCAAAATAATAATAATGTTCTTAATTATTCTGGAGTGGCTTTTAGAGATAATTTGATTGATGTAATAGATGTTGCAGCAGGAGGAGTAAATGCTTTAACTGTAGCACCAAGTAATAAAACTGCTATTGTAAATGGGACTAGTGTATCATCAGCAGTAGTTGCTGGAGCTTGTGTTATGTTATTTCAGTGGGGAATTGTTCAAGGCAATGATCCATATATATATTCCCAAACTGTTAAAGCATATTTAGCAAAGGGAACATCACGAAGAAGTGGAGATATATATCCAAATGCTAGATGGGGATATGGTATTCTAGATATTGTTAAGATGTTTCAAAATATGGAGTAA
- the thiW gene encoding energy coupling factor transporter S component ThiW, protein MQEKSKAQKIALSGLLIGISVIFGTLSMPIGAAKISPVQHFVNVVGAITLGPIYAVLNAFVASLIRNIMGTGSLLAFPGSMIGAFLSGIFYKKFRRASMAVIGEVFGTGILGALIAYPVAVLILGKEAAFFVYIIPFTMSCSAGAIIAYFFLKVSVIRKILINNELSINKAHENK, encoded by the coding sequence ATGCAAGAAAAAAGTAAAGCACAAAAAATTGCATTAAGTGGATTATTAATTGGTATTTCAGTTATTTTTGGAACACTATCAATGCCAATTGGAGCAGCTAAAATATCTCCAGTACAACATTTTGTGAATGTTGTAGGAGCAATAACTTTAGGTCCAATATATGCAGTTTTAAATGCATTCGTCGCATCACTTATAAGAAATATTATGGGCACAGGCAGTTTGCTAGCTTTTCCAGGAAGTATGATAGGTGCTTTTCTTTCAGGAATTTTTTATAAGAAATTTAGAAGAGCAAGTATGGCTGTTATTGGTGAAGTGTTTGGTACTGGAATTTTAGGGGCATTGATAGCATATCCAGTAGCGGTCTTAATTTTAGGGAAGGAAGCAGCATTTTTTGTATATATAATTCCTTTTACTATGAGCTGTAGTGCGGGAGCTATTATAGCATATTTCTTTTTAAAGGTTTCTGTTATAAGAAAAATATTAATAAATAATGAATTGTCAATAAATAAGGCACATGAAAATAAATAA
- the thiD gene encoding bifunctional hydroxymethylpyrimidine kinase/phosphomethylpyrimidine kinase → MFRALTIAGSDTCGGAGIQADLKSFSANGVYGMSVITAVTAQNTMGVFGIQDINPEMIEAQVDVIFNDIRVDAIKIGMVSKIESIKSISKSLKKVGKLPMIVLDPVMISKSGFNLLSKDAKETLIHELFPLATLITPNLPEAEEILGIEIKTLDDMKQSALKLKELGPKAVLVKGGHLEGEATDLLFDGKEFIILPQKRINTTHTHGTGCTLSSAIAANLAKGMTIEAAVRQGKKYVTTAIEHGFELGKGVGPTNHFYELYKKAGI, encoded by the coding sequence ATGTTTAGAGCATTAACAATTGCTGGATCAGACACATGCGGTGGAGCTGGAATTCAGGCCGATTTAAAGTCTTTCTCAGCTAATGGAGTTTATGGAATGAGTGTTATAACAGCAGTAACGGCTCAAAATACTATGGGAGTTTTCGGTATTCAAGATATAAATCCAGAAATGATTGAAGCTCAAGTAGATGTTATCTTTAATGACATAAGAGTAGATGCTATTAAGATAGGTATGGTTTCAAAGATTGAATCTATAAAGTCTATATCAAAATCTTTAAAAAAGGTAGGAAAGCTTCCAATGATAGTATTAGATCCAGTCATGATATCTAAAAGTGGATTTAACTTATTATCTAAGGATGCAAAAGAAACATTAATTCATGAATTATTTCCGTTAGCAACATTAATAACTCCTAATTTACCAGAAGCAGAAGAAATTTTAGGAATAGAAATAAAAACTTTAGATGATATGAAACAATCAGCTTTAAAGCTTAAGGAACTTGGACCAAAAGCTGTTTTAGTTAAAGGTGGACATTTAGAGGGAGAAGCGACTGATTTATTATTTGATGGAAAAGAATTCATAATTTTGCCACAAAAAAGAATTAATACTACTCATACTCATGGAACAGGATGTACTTTATCATCTGCAATAGCTGCTAATTTAGCTAAAGGAATGACAATAGAAGCAGCTGTAAGACAAGGAAAAAAGTATGTAACAACTGCTATAGAACATGGCTTTGAATTAGGAAAAGGAGTAGGTCCTACTAATCATTTTTATGAGCTTTATAAGAAAGCTGGAATTTAG
- the thiC gene encoding phosphomethylpyrimidine synthase ThiC encodes MNYKTQMEAAKKGIVTKEMKVVAKKENISEEKLMKLVAEGKVAIPANVNHKSLSPEGIGDGLKTKINVNLGISGDSVDYCREMEKVKMAIDFGAEAIMDLSNYGKTQEFREKLIEYSPAMIGTVPMYDAIGYLEKELLDIKAEDFLDVVRAHAKAGVDFVTIHAGINKRTISVFKEDKRKLNIVSRGGSLLFAWMEMTGNENPFYEHYDELLEILREYDVTISLGDAMRPGCIDDSTDAGQITELIELGLLTKRAWEKDVQVMIEGPGHMAMNEIAANMQIEKRLCHGAPFYVLGPLVTDIAPGYDHITSAIGGAIAATHGANFLCYVTPAEHLRLPDLSDVKEGIIASKIAAHAADIANGIPGARDRDNAMADARQKLDWEEMFKIAIDGKKAKEYFESIPPEEKHSCSMCGKMCAVRTTNKILNGEKVELFDKK; translated from the coding sequence ATGAATTATAAAACTCAAATGGAAGCAGCTAAAAAAGGTATAGTAACTAAAGAAATGAAGGTAGTAGCTAAGAAGGAAAATATATCAGAAGAAAAATTAATGAAACTTGTAGCGGAAGGTAAAGTAGCTATTCCAGCTAATGTTAATCATAAATCTCTTAGCCCAGAAGGAATTGGTGATGGACTTAAAACAAAGATAAACGTAAATTTAGGTATTTCAGGTGATTCAGTTGATTATTGCAGAGAAATGGAAAAAGTAAAAATGGCAATTGATTTTGGTGCTGAAGCTATAATGGATTTAAGCAACTATGGAAAAACTCAAGAATTTAGAGAAAAACTTATTGAATATTCACCTGCTATGATAGGTACAGTTCCTATGTATGATGCAATTGGATACTTAGAAAAAGAACTTTTAGATATAAAAGCAGAAGATTTTTTAGACGTAGTTAGAGCTCATGCTAAAGCTGGAGTTGATTTTGTTACTATTCATGCTGGAATAAATAAGAGAACAATCTCAGTTTTTAAAGAAGATAAAAGAAAGTTAAATATTGTATCTAGAGGTGGATCATTATTATTTGCTTGGATGGAGATGACAGGTAACGAAAATCCATTTTATGAACATTATGATGAGTTACTTGAAATTCTTAGAGAATATGATGTGACAATAAGTCTGGGAGATGCAATGAGACCTGGATGTATTGATGATTCAACTGATGCTGGTCAAATTACTGAACTTATAGAATTGGGTCTATTAACAAAAAGAGCTTGGGAAAAAGATGTACAAGTTATGATTGAAGGTCCAGGACATATGGCTATGAATGAAATTGCTGCTAACATGCAAATTGAAAAAAGATTATGTCATGGTGCACCATTCTATGTTTTAGGACCTCTTGTTACTGATATTGCACCAGGATATGATCATATTACATCGGCTATTGGTGGAGCTATTGCTGCAACACATGGAGCTAACTTCTTATGTTATGTGACACCAGCTGAACATTTAAGACTTCCAGATTTATCAGATGTTAAAGAAGGAATTATTGCATCAAAAATTGCGGCTCATGCAGCAGATATAGCTAATGGTATTCCAGGAGCAAGAGATAGGGATAACGCTATGGCAGATGCTCGCCAAAAACTTGATTGGGAAGAGATGTTTAAGATTGCTATCGATGGTAAGAAAGCTAAAGAATATTTTGAAAGTATACCACCAGAAGAAAAACATAGTTGCTCTATGTGCGGAAAGATGTGCGCTGTAAGAACTACAAATAAAATCTTAAATGGTGAAAAAGTAGAACTTTTTGATAAAAAATAA
- the thiM gene encoding hydroxyethylthiazole kinase: MDNKLVFEVERLLNEVKNKKPLVHNITNYVTVNDCANILLALGASPIMADDVKEAADITKISSALVINIGTLNERTIESMILAGRKANELNIPVVFDPVGAGASEFRNATTKKILEEIKISVLRGNMSEVKFISGLKSTTKGVDASENDVKTCNDQGIKVARNLANKLNCTVAITGVTDIVSDGERVAILKNGTKMLSNVTGTGCMTSALVGGFCGAGSDYFIAAISGIISMGIAGEIAFEKAGKIGTGSFHIAIIDAISNLDSETIRNMIKIK, from the coding sequence ATGGACAATAAACTAGTTTTTGAGGTAGAAAGATTATTAAATGAGGTTAAAAATAAGAAACCTCTTGTACATAACATAACTAATTATGTTACGGTTAATGATTGTGCAAATATCTTGCTTGCATTAGGTGCATCGCCAATTATGGCTGACGATGTTAAAGAAGCAGCAGATATAACTAAAATTTCATCTGCTCTTGTAATAAATATTGGTACTTTAAACGAAAGAACAATTGAATCAATGATTTTAGCGGGAAGAAAAGCCAATGAATTAAACATTCCAGTTGTTTTTGATCCAGTAGGTGCAGGTGCATCAGAATTTAGAAACGCTACTACTAAAAAAATACTTGAAGAAATAAAGATAAGCGTTTTACGTGGAAATATGTCGGAAGTTAAGTTTATAAGTGGACTAAAATCAACAACTAAAGGAGTTGATGCTTCTGAAAATGACGTAAAAACATGTAATGATCAAGGTATAAAAGTAGCAAGAAATCTTGCTAATAAACTTAATTGTACTGTAGCTATCACAGGGGTAACGGATATAGTATCTGATGGAGAAAGAGTAGCTATACTTAAAAATGGGACTAAAATGCTATCAAATGTTACTGGAACAGGTTGTATGACAAGTGCATTAGTTGGAGGATTTTGTGGTGCAGGTTCAGATTATTTTATAGCAGCTATTTCAGGGATTATATCTATGGGAATTGCAGGTGAAATTGCTTTTGAAAAAGCAGGCAAAATTGGAACAGGTAGTTTTCATATAGCAATTATAGATGCAATAAGTAACTTAGACTCTGAAACAATTAGAAATATGATTAAAATTAAATAA
- the thiE gene encoding thiamine phosphate synthase, with the protein MKPKMNYSIYLVTDRDLMSTETLEEAVEQAIIGGCTLVQLREKECSSFDFYNTAIKVKQITDKYKVPLIINDRVDIALAVDATGVHVGQSDLPVTIVRKIIGEDKIIGVSTGTLEQAIKGQKDGADYLGVGAMYATGTKKDANPTSMEELKKIRESVSLPIVVIGGINKERVKDFEGLGIDGLAIVSAIIAQKDIIKATTELKTIFTKS; encoded by the coding sequence ATGAAACCTAAAATGAATTATAGCATTTATCTTGTAACAGATAGAGATTTAATGAGTACAGAAACTTTAGAGGAAGCTGTTGAACAAGCTATAATTGGAGGATGTACGTTAGTTCAACTAAGGGAAAAAGAGTGTTCATCCTTTGATTTTTATAATACAGCAATAAAAGTAAAACAAATAACAGACAAGTATAAAGTTCCATTAATAATAAATGACAGAGTAGATATTGCATTAGCGGTTGATGCTACAGGAGTACATGTTGGTCAAAGTGATCTACCAGTAACAATTGTAAGAAAAATTATAGGTGAAGATAAGATTATTGGAGTATCAACAGGTACATTGGAGCAAGCTATTAAAGGTCAAAAAGATGGAGCGGATTATTTAGGTGTTGGTGCAATGTATGCAACAGGAACTAAAAAAGATGCAAATCCAACTTCTATGGAAGAACTAAAAAAAATAAGAGAAAGTGTATCGTTACCTATAGTTGTAATAGGTGGGATTAATAAAGAGAGAGTTAAAGATTTTGAAGGTTTAGGAATTGATGGACTTGCAATAGTTTCAGCTATTATAGCTCAAAAAGATATTATTAAAGCTACAACAGAATTAAAAACAATTTTTACAAAAAGTTAA
- a CDS encoding sensor domain-containing diguanylate cyclase, giving the protein MMYIKPLQSFRKVIYLELVFIIIATVFILGYLWISGEYNTFNQDSEKRKQEFISNQQILLKNEVNSQIDYIQYMRVQTEERLKENIKNRTYEAYDIAMNIYNQNKDKKSKQEVQKLIKDTLRDIRFNNGRGYYFIDTLDGNVILYPTMPETEGTNILEIKDQQGNYALKDEINLVKSQNEGIITGYWTNPNYKDNEGHKKITFVKKFEPYNWYMGTGEYVDDVENDIKKEIIHRIGAVRFGEKNDNYIFIDNFDGVEICNSVYPGYVGKNIWDMEDLYGTKIIQQQTSIAKNNEEGGFLTHYWKTPDLNNVFQKMTFVRAVPEWNWVIGSGVQFDELQNTVNDNEAKIKEKVIQKIKNIIILLIAVLIVAFILTRYLMKKTQKSFDIFFDFLNNASRKHVKIDVEKMEYNEFKELAIAANTMVDERNRIEQAIRIMNDELKERVQQRTKEIEELNANLDKKVDERTLELSNLLNIDGLTQIYNHKYMIEKLKIEIKKAKESDEKLCVIMFDIDHFKSTNDNYGHQCGDDVLVAVAGTINEHMRENDAVGRYGGEEFIAILSKTNIEIGYKIVEKIRQRIMSLQFKQKGLSITISGGIIEHSYEDAIEIIRKADEKLYQAKKKGRNRIER; this is encoded by the coding sequence ATGATGTATATAAAACCACTGCAAAGCTTTAGGAAAGTAATCTATTTAGAACTTGTATTTATAATTATAGCAACTGTATTTATATTGGGATATTTATGGATTAGCGGCGAATATAATACATTTAATCAAGACTCGGAAAAGAGAAAACAAGAGTTTATTAGTAATCAGCAAATTCTCCTTAAAAATGAAGTGAATAGTCAAATTGATTATATTCAATATATGAGAGTACAGACGGAAGAGAGATTAAAAGAGAATATAAAAAACAGAACTTATGAAGCTTATGATATTGCAATGAATATTTATAATCAAAATAAAGATAAGAAAAGTAAGCAAGAAGTTCAAAAGTTAATTAAAGATACTTTAAGGGATATAAGATTTAACAATGGTAGAGGATATTATTTTATAGATACTCTAGATGGAAATGTAATATTGTATCCTACTATGCCTGAAACCGAAGGTACGAATATTTTAGAAATTAAAGATCAACAAGGAAACTATGCTTTAAAAGATGAGATAAATTTAGTGAAGAGTCAAAATGAAGGAATAATAACTGGATATTGGACAAACCCTAATTATAAAGATAATGAAGGGCATAAAAAGATTACATTTGTGAAAAAATTTGAACCATATAATTGGTATATGGGAACAGGAGAATATGTAGATGATGTAGAGAATGATATAAAGAAAGAAATTATACACCGAATTGGGGCTGTTAGGTTTGGAGAAAAAAATGATAATTATATATTTATTGATAATTTTGATGGAGTTGAAATATGCAATAGTGTATACCCTGGTTATGTTGGTAAGAATATTTGGGATATGGAAGATCTCTATGGAACAAAGATAATACAACAACAAACTTCTATAGCTAAAAATAATGAAGAGGGAGGTTTTCTAACGCATTATTGGAAAACTCCAGATTTAAATAATGTCTTTCAAAAAATGACATTTGTAAGAGCAGTACCAGAATGGAATTGGGTGATTGGATCAGGAGTTCAATTTGATGAACTTCAAAATACTGTGAATGATAATGAAGCTAAAATAAAGGAGAAAGTGATACAGAAAATAAAAAATATTATTATACTATTAATAGCGGTGTTAATAGTAGCTTTTATTTTAACTAGATATTTAATGAAAAAAACTCAAAAGAGCTTTGATATATTTTTTGATTTTCTAAATAATGCTTCAAGAAAACATGTGAAAATAGATGTAGAAAAAATGGAATATAATGAGTTTAAGGAATTAGCTATTGCAGCTAATACGATGGTTGATGAGAGAAATAGAATAGAGCAAGCTATAAGAATAATGAATGATGAGTTAAAAGAACGTGTTCAGCAGAGAACAAAAGAAATAGAAGAACTCAATGCAAATTTAGATAAAAAAGTTGATGAAAGAACTTTGGAATTAAGTAATTTGTTAAATATAGATGGTCTTACACAAATTTATAATCATAAATATATGATTGAAAAATTAAAAATTGAAATTAAAAAAGCAAAAGAGTCCGATGAAAAATTATGTGTTATTATGTTTGATATAGATCATTTTAAATCTACAAATGATAATTATGGTCATCAGTGTGGTGATGATGTTCTTGTTGCAGTTGCAGGAACTATAAACGAGCATATGAGAGAAAATGATGCAGTTGGACGTTATGGAGGAGAAGAGTTTATTGCAATTCTGTCTAAAACAAATATTGAAATAGGATACAAGATTGTAGAGAAAATAAGGCAGAGAATAATGAGTCTACAATTTAAACAAAAAGGATTATCTATAACTATTAGTGGTGGAATTATTGAGCATTCGTATGAAGATGCAATTGAGATTATAAGAAAGGCAGATGAAAAGTTGTATCAAGCAAAGAAAAAAGGTAGAAATAGAATTGAAAGATAA